One window of Apteryx mantelli isolate bAptMan1 chromosome 8, bAptMan1.hap1, whole genome shotgun sequence genomic DNA carries:
- the COA7 gene encoding cytochrome c oxidase assembly factor 7 isoform X2, with product MAGLVNFEDEEEVRGYLENLHVEYSYQCYRERDPDGGLTPDLKAAYNSFLKSCEKGGKRSINACHNVGLLAHDGRVNDDKPDPVVARDYYTKACDGNFAPSCFNLSVIYLQGAPGVPKDMNLALQYSLKACELGHMWACANASRMYKIGDGIEKNDTKAEALKNRAKQLHKEQKEASSSLTFGE from the exons atggCGGGGCTGGTGAACttcgaggacgaggaggaggtgcgcggctacctggagAACCTGCACGTCGAGTACAGCTACCAGTGCTACCGCGAGCGCGACCCCGACG GTGGACTCACCCCAGATTTGAAAGCTGCCTACAACTCCTTTCTGAAGTCATGTGAGAAAGGCGGGAAGAGGTCCATAAATGCCTGCCATAACGTTGGGCTGTTGGCCCACGACGGGCGAGTAAATGATGATAAACCTGACCCCGTTGTCGCTAGAGACTATTACACAAAAGCCTGCGATGGCAATTTTGCTCCTAGCTGCTTCAACCTCAGTGTAATATACCTCCAGGGAGCCCCTGGGGTCCCCAAGGACATGAACCTTGCTTTGCAATATTCTCTGAAAGCCTGTGAGCTGGGTCATATGTGGGCTTGTGCCAATGCCAGCCGAATGTACAAAATTGGAGATGGCATTGAGAAGaatgacaccaaggcagaagctTTGAAAAACAGGGCAAAACAGTTGCATAAAGAACAGAAAGAAGCATCGAGTTCTTTAACGTTTGGGGAATAA
- the COA7 gene encoding cytochrome c oxidase assembly factor 7 isoform X1 yields the protein MAGLVNFEDEEEVRGYLENLHVEYSYQCYRERDPDGCQRLADYLEAVRKDFAAAARVLRGNCEAQGHSESCYKLGAYQAIGKGGLTPDLKAAYNSFLKSCEKGGKRSINACHNVGLLAHDGRVNDDKPDPVVARDYYTKACDGNFAPSCFNLSVIYLQGAPGVPKDMNLALQYSLKACELGHMWACANASRMYKIGDGIEKNDTKAEALKNRAKQLHKEQKEASSSLTFGE from the exons atggCGGGGCTGGTGAACttcgaggacgaggaggaggtgcgcggctacctggagAACCTGCACGTCGAGTACAGCTACCAGTGCTACCGCGAGCGCGACCCCGACG GCTgccagcgcctcgccgactaccTGGAGGCCGTGAGGAAGGActtcgcggcggcggcgcgggtgcTGCGCGGCAACTGCGAGGCGCAGGGGCACAGCGAGAGCTGCTACAAGCTCGGGGCCTACCAGGCCATCGGGAAAG GTGGACTCACCCCAGATTTGAAAGCTGCCTACAACTCCTTTCTGAAGTCATGTGAGAAAGGCGGGAAGAGGTCCATAAATGCCTGCCATAACGTTGGGCTGTTGGCCCACGACGGGCGAGTAAATGATGATAAACCTGACCCCGTTGTCGCTAGAGACTATTACACAAAAGCCTGCGATGGCAATTTTGCTCCTAGCTGCTTCAACCTCAGTGTAATATACCTCCAGGGAGCCCCTGGGGTCCCCAAGGACATGAACCTTGCTTTGCAATATTCTCTGAAAGCCTGTGAGCTGGGTCATATGTGGGCTTGTGCCAATGCCAGCCGAATGTACAAAATTGGAGATGGCATTGAGAAGaatgacaccaaggcagaagctTTGAAAAACAGGGCAAAACAGTTGCATAAAGAACAGAAAGAAGCATCGAGTTCTTTAACGTTTGGGGAATAA